The Pyrococcus horikoshii OT3 genome includes a window with the following:
- the ppsA gene encoding phosphoenolpyruvate synthase, whose amino-acid sequence MAYKFIKWFEELRKDDVPLVGGKGANLGEMTNAGIPVPPGFCVTAEAYKYFVENVKVSKEDVKKILGEKANKGTIAEVLASAPDEPRTLQEWIMDIINRTNVDDSKQLQENTAIIRELIESLEMPNEIADEIKQAYKELSQRFGKDEIYVAVRSSATAEDLPEASFAGQQETYLDVLGADDVIDKVKKCWASLWTARATFYRAKQGFDHSKVYLSAVVQKMVNSEKSGVMFTANPVTNNRNEIMINASWGLGEAVVSGAVTPDEYIVEKGTWKIKEKVIAKKEVMVIRNPETGKGTVQVKVAEYLGPEWVEKQVLTDEQIIEVAKMGQKIEEHYGWPQDIEWAYDKDDGKLYIVQSRPITTLKETTTEEVEEVEEAEVILKGLGASPGIGAGRVVVIFDASEIDKVKEGDVLVTTMTNPDMVPAMKRASAIITDEGGRTSHAAIVSRELGIPAVVGTKEATKKLKTGDYVTVDGTRGLVYKGIVKSLVEKKKKEEAAAAPGAAVAAAPLVTGTLVKVNVSMPEVAERAAATGADGVGLLRAEHMILSIGQHPVKFIKEGKEDELVERLAEGIEKVAAAFYPRPVWYRTLDAPTNEFREMPGGEDEPEERNPMLGWRGIRRGLDQPELLRAEFKAIKKVVEKGYNNIGVMLPLVSHPEQIRKAKEIAREVGLEPHKDVAWGIMIEVPAAAIIIEDLIKEGIDFVSFGTNDLTQYTLAIDRDNERVAKLYDETHPAVLKLIKHVIKVCKKYGVETSICGQAGSDPKMARILVRLGIDSISANPDAVQLIRQVVAQEERKLMLEAARKKLLEEEEEEEDLF is encoded by the coding sequence ATTCTCGGCGAAAAGGCAAATAAGGGAACGATAGCTGAGGTTCTTGCAAGCGCTCCAGACGAACCTAGGACACTTCAAGAGTGGATAATGGATATAATTAACAGGACAAACGTTGACGACAGCAAGCAACTCCAGGAGAACACCGCAATAATTAGGGAGCTAATTGAATCCCTTGAAATGCCAAACGAGATTGCAGATGAAATTAAACAAGCTTACAAGGAGCTCAGCCAGAGGTTCGGAAAGGATGAAATCTACGTTGCAGTTAGATCATCCGCTACAGCAGAAGACCTACCAGAGGCTTCATTCGCGGGTCAGCAGGAGACTTATCTTGACGTTCTTGGTGCTGACGATGTTATAGACAAGGTGAAGAAGTGCTGGGCCTCACTCTGGACTGCAAGGGCTACCTTCTACAGGGCTAAGCAGGGATTCGATCACAGCAAGGTTTACCTTAGCGCGGTAGTCCAGAAGATGGTTAACAGCGAGAAGAGCGGTGTCATGTTCACGGCTAACCCAGTTACGAACAACAGGAACGAGATAATGATCAACGCCTCCTGGGGCCTAGGTGAAGCGGTAGTTAGCGGTGCGGTTACCCCAGACGAGTACATCGTCGAGAAGGGAACATGGAAGATCAAGGAGAAGGTCATAGCAAAGAAGGAGGTTATGGTAATCAGGAACCCAGAAACAGGAAAGGGAACCGTCCAAGTTAAGGTTGCAGAGTACCTCGGTCCTGAGTGGGTTGAGAAGCAAGTCTTAACCGATGAGCAGATAATTGAAGTTGCAAAGATGGGACAGAAGATTGAGGAGCACTACGGATGGCCACAGGATATCGAATGGGCTTACGACAAGGATGATGGAAAGCTCTACATCGTCCAGAGCAGACCGATAACAACGCTCAAGGAAACGACAACTGAGGAAGTTGAGGAGGTTGAGGAAGCCGAAGTCATCCTCAAGGGTCTCGGTGCTTCCCCAGGAATAGGCGCAGGTAGGGTAGTAGTAATCTTCGATGCAAGCGAGATCGACAAGGTCAAGGAGGGAGATGTTCTAGTAACAACAATGACCAACCCAGATATGGTTCCAGCTATGAAGAGGGCCTCAGCCATCATCACCGATGAGGGTGGAAGAACGAGCCACGCTGCAATCGTTTCAAGAGAGCTCGGAATTCCAGCAGTAGTTGGTACCAAGGAGGCTACCAAGAAGCTCAAGACTGGAGACTACGTAACAGTCGATGGTACAAGAGGTCTAGTCTACAAGGGAATTGTCAAGAGCTTAGTTGAAAAGAAGAAGAAAGAGGAAGCTGCAGCAGCTCCTGGAGCTGCAGTAGCAGCAGCTCCGTTAGTTACGGGAACCCTTGTTAAGGTTAACGTATCAATGCCAGAAGTAGCTGAGAGGGCAGCGGCCACTGGAGCAGATGGTGTTGGACTGCTAAGGGCTGAGCACATGATCCTAAGTATCGGACAGCACCCAGTCAAGTTCATCAAGGAAGGAAAGGAGGATGAGCTGGTAGAGAGATTAGCAGAAGGTATCGAGAAGGTTGCAGCAGCGTTCTATCCAAGGCCGGTATGGTACAGAACCCTCGACGCTCCAACCAACGAGTTCAGAGAGATGCCTGGAGGAGAGGACGAACCAGAAGAGAGGAACCCAATGCTCGGATGGAGAGGAATTAGGAGAGGTCTCGATCAACCAGAGCTACTAAGAGCTGAGTTTAAGGCCATCAAGAAGGTAGTAGAGAAGGGATACAACAACATCGGTGTGATGTTACCACTAGTCAGCCATCCAGAGCAGATAAGAAAGGCTAAAGAAATAGCGAGAGAGGTTGGCCTTGAACCGCACAAGGATGTTGCATGGGGTATCATGATTGAGGTTCCAGCAGCAGCTATCATCATCGAGGATCTAATCAAGGAAGGAATTGACTTCGTCAGCTTTGGAACAAACGACCTAACCCAATACACGCTAGCAATTGATAGGGATAACGAAAGGGTTGCTAAGCTCTACGATGAGACCCACCCAGCAGTCCTTAAGTTGATCAAGCACGTCATCAAGGTATGTAAGAAGTATGGAGTCGAGACCAGCATCTGTGGACAGGCCGGAAGTGATCCAAAGATGGCTAGAATCCTCGTTAGGCTTGGAATCGACAGCATCTCAGCTAACCCAGATGCAGTACAGCTAATCAGACAAGTAGTAGCCCAGGAAGAGAGGAAGCTTATGCTTGAAGCCGCTAGGAAGAAACTCCTCGAAGAGGAAGAGGAAGAAGAGGACCTCTTCTGA
- a CDS encoding amidohydrolase family protein: MWRTDIKLNADKFRKIDAHSHIQVLGYPFNVSITPEEFLSLMEAYNIEIAIISDVNNDNIAKIVKEYPDKLVGIYWPNPRDEKSINETEKFLEKYEFRGIKLHPLLNMFSPSDPRVEKIMKIAEEFNVHVQIHSGHPPTSLPWQIEELARKFPEVKIVMVHMGHGNAYYIQGAIEIAGRNENIYLETSGMPMPSKIAEAYEVAPRRVVFGIDLPCHHPVVEIAKVLISGLNEKGMKRVFYENAKVLL, encoded by the coding sequence ATGTGGAGGACAGATATTAAGTTAAACGCAGACAAGTTCAGGAAGATAGATGCTCACTCCCACATCCAAGTTCTCGGATATCCCTTCAACGTATCCATAACACCAGAGGAATTTCTCTCGCTTATGGAAGCTTACAACATAGAGATTGCGATAATCAGTGATGTAAACAATGATAACATAGCAAAGATCGTTAAGGAATATCCAGACAAATTAGTTGGAATTTACTGGCCCAACCCCAGGGATGAAAAATCCATAAATGAGACCGAGAAATTCCTGGAGAAGTACGAGTTTAGGGGAATAAAGCTACACCCCCTGCTAAACATGTTCTCTCCCTCGGATCCTAGGGTTGAAAAGATTATGAAAATAGCTGAAGAGTTCAACGTTCATGTACAGATTCACTCGGGGCATCCTCCAACCTCACTTCCATGGCAAATTGAAGAGCTTGCTAGAAAGTTTCCAGAAGTTAAGATAGTTATGGTGCACATGGGGCATGGAAATGCCTACTACATCCAGGGAGCGATAGAGATAGCCGGGAGAAATGAAAATATATACCTAGAAACTTCAGGAATGCCAATGCCGAGTAAAATAGCTGAGGCCTATGAGGTAGCTCCAAGGAGGGTGGTTTTTGGGATAGATTTACCCTGTCATCACCCTGTCGTTGAGATAGCCAAAGTTCTGATATCTGGATTGAATGAAAAGGGTATGAAGAGGGTATTTTATGAGAATGCAAAGGTGTTGCTATGA
- a CDS encoding radical SAM protein: MIVAIIDGYTDEPAGLGVPPYLGLYPRYAYGAIKKARRDANIFYLTIDDLRATFEGEQGIKTKNKTPNFPKVKEILEKAEVIVFIGGLHTPGKYLSAVPGSVEEVSKFISHYNGVKVLGGPAFMGSAKIGGVKVTTKELRFAEEVFDYVVYGDIEAFLFDYFSGRELDPFRFRDYEELQPYALLGAEVVKQFPGYPEFVLIEIETQRGCPKAMGIGGCSFCTEPVRYRVVENRPQEYVAQEVKVFYNLGIRHFRIGRQSCIFSYMAKPNGRVPIPNPEEVEKLFKAVRLAAPNVKTLHVDNANPAVIANYPEESKRIAKAIIRYGTPGNVVAFGLETADPKVARINNLNATPEETYEAVKIINEVGGKRGYNGLPWLLPGINIIFGLPGETKRTYELTYEFLKKILDDGLMVRRINIRQVVVFPGTPLWNMRDKVKTEKHKKLIEHYRHKIRHEIDLPMLKRIVPVGTILRDVRAEIYDGELTFGRQFGSYPLIVGIPKRVELDRYYDVMIVDHGLRSVTGIPVPIDVNGESSKVLRWLPGIGKKTLARILAKRPFKSEEEFLSLLPEDVKKMYKGKIKV; this comes from the coding sequence ATGATAGTTGCGATAATCGATGGGTACACAGATGAACCCGCTGGTTTAGGCGTTCCTCCCTACTTAGGACTTTACCCCAGATATGCCTACGGGGCGATAAAAAAAGCCAGAAGGGATGCAAACATATTTTACCTCACAATTGACGATCTAAGGGCTACCTTTGAGGGAGAGCAGGGAATAAAAACAAAGAACAAAACTCCGAACTTTCCCAAAGTTAAGGAGATTCTAGAGAAAGCTGAGGTAATTGTATTTATCGGAGGATTGCACACTCCCGGGAAGTACCTCTCCGCAGTTCCGGGAAGCGTTGAAGAGGTAAGCAAGTTCATCTCCCACTATAATGGTGTGAAGGTGCTTGGTGGGCCGGCATTTATGGGTTCGGCTAAGATAGGCGGTGTGAAGGTAACGACGAAAGAGTTGAGGTTTGCGGAGGAGGTCTTTGACTACGTTGTATATGGGGATATCGAAGCCTTTCTCTTTGACTACTTCTCTGGGAGGGAATTAGATCCCTTCAGGTTTAGAGACTACGAAGAGCTTCAACCTTACGCACTCCTGGGAGCGGAGGTAGTTAAGCAGTTTCCAGGATACCCAGAGTTCGTTTTAATAGAGATAGAGACTCAGAGAGGCTGCCCAAAGGCCATGGGAATTGGAGGATGCTCATTTTGTACGGAACCTGTAAGGTACAGAGTCGTTGAGAATAGACCTCAAGAATATGTAGCCCAGGAGGTTAAGGTTTTCTATAACCTAGGAATTAGGCACTTCAGGATAGGGAGGCAGAGCTGTATCTTCTCATATATGGCTAAGCCTAACGGTAGGGTACCAATACCAAACCCGGAAGAAGTGGAAAAGCTCTTCAAAGCGGTAAGATTAGCTGCTCCAAACGTGAAGACCCTTCACGTAGACAACGCAAATCCAGCGGTCATAGCAAATTATCCTGAAGAATCAAAGAGAATAGCAAAAGCAATAATAAGATATGGAACCCCAGGAAATGTCGTAGCTTTTGGATTGGAAACCGCGGATCCAAAAGTTGCAAGGATAAACAACCTCAATGCAACCCCGGAGGAAACCTACGAAGCGGTTAAGATAATAAATGAAGTTGGAGGAAAGAGGGGATATAACGGATTACCATGGCTCCTCCCTGGGATAAACATAATTTTTGGACTCCCTGGAGAGACGAAGAGAACCTATGAGCTAACATATGAGTTTCTCAAGAAGATCCTCGATGATGGATTGATGGTAAGGAGAATAAACATAAGGCAAGTTGTTGTCTTCCCAGGAACGCCATTATGGAACATGAGGGATAAGGTGAAAACTGAAAAGCACAAGAAGTTGATAGAGCACTATAGGCATAAGATAAGGCACGAAATAGACTTACCAATGCTGAAAAGGATAGTTCCAGTGGGGACAATTCTAAGGGATGTCAGGGCAGAAATCTATGATGGGGAGTTGACCTTTGGAAGGCAGTTCGGAAGCTATCCATTAATAGTGGGAATTCCGAAGAGAGTTGAACTCGATAGATACTACGATGTAATGATAGTCGACCATGGGCTTAGAAGCGTCACTGGAATACCCGTTCCGATAGATGTAAATGGAGAGAGTTCAAAAGTTTTGAGATGGCTCCCTGGAATTGGAAAGAAAACCCTCGCGAGAATATTAGCTAAGAGGCCTTTTAAGAGCGAAGAAGAATTTCTCTCCCTGCTTCCTGAGGATGTCAAAAAGATGTACAAGGGAAAAATAAAGGTTTAG
- a CDS encoding phosphoribosyltransferase, with the protein MDKVYLTWWQVDRAIFALAEKLREYKPDVIIGVARGGLIPAVRLSHILGDIPLKVIDVKFYKGIDERGEKPVITIPIHGDLKDKRVVIVDDVSDTGKTLEVVIEEVKKLGAKEIKIACLAMKPWTSVVPDYYVFRTEKWIVFPWEEFPVIEKE; encoded by the coding sequence ATGGACAAGGTCTATCTAACCTGGTGGCAGGTTGACAGGGCCATCTTCGCACTCGCGGAAAAATTGAGAGAATATAAGCCAGATGTGATAATAGGAGTGGCGAGGGGAGGATTAATCCCAGCGGTTAGGCTTAGCCACATTTTGGGAGACATCCCCCTTAAGGTGATAGATGTCAAATTCTACAAAGGAATTGACGAGAGGGGAGAGAAGCCGGTAATAACTATCCCAATACACGGCGACTTAAAAGACAAAAGGGTAGTTATAGTTGATGACGTAAGTGACACAGGGAAAACCCTTGAGGTCGTTATAGAAGAAGTCAAGAAACTTGGAGCGAAGGAAATTAAAATTGCATGCCTAGCAATGAAACCCTGGACATCCGTAGTCCCCGATTATTACGTGTTTAGAACGGAGAAGTGGATAGTTTTTCCCTGGGAAGAGTTCCCAGTAATTGAGAAAGAGTAA
- a CDS encoding MBL fold metallo-hydrolase — protein MIHRIKDEFVNVYIIDRGDHLVLIDTGIESTCEKILKKIEELGKPLKTVIITHYHLDHTGSLKCVKDGTGAKVVAHEEEVKAIEEKTGVRVDVPVKDGDVVEGLKVFHMPGHTRGSICLLDEESGALFVGDLMVERDGKLYEVPQQYSEDPMMNRERIKELLNIEFKAIYPAHGEPVLENAKEKVKELVESFSKGETN, from the coding sequence ATGATCCACAGGATAAAGGATGAGTTCGTCAACGTGTATATCATTGACAGGGGTGATCACCTAGTCCTCATAGATACCGGAATAGAGAGCACCTGCGAAAAGATACTGAAAAAGATTGAAGAGCTCGGAAAGCCCCTAAAAACGGTAATCATTACCCACTACCATCTGGATCATACCGGTTCCCTTAAATGCGTAAAAGATGGTACGGGAGCAAAAGTTGTAGCCCATGAGGAAGAGGTTAAAGCCATAGAGGAGAAGACAGGAGTTAGAGTTGACGTTCCGGTAAAGGATGGGGATGTGGTGGAGGGGTTAAAGGTATTCCACATGCCCGGGCATACGAGGGGAAGTATATGCCTCCTTGACGAGGAGAGTGGAGCTCTTTTCGTCGGCGACTTAATGGTTGAGAGAGATGGAAAGCTCTACGAAGTTCCACAGCAATATTCGGAGGATCCAATGATGAACAGGGAAAGAATCAAGGAACTATTAAATATCGAGTTTAAGGCAATTTATCCAGCCCATGGGGAGCCGGTTCTAGAAAATGCAAAGGAGAAAGTTAAAGAGCTGGTGGAAAGCTTTTCAAAAGGAGAGACTAACTGA